The following are encoded together in the Lathyrus oleraceus cultivar Zhongwan6 chromosome 3, CAAS_Psat_ZW6_1.0, whole genome shotgun sequence genome:
- the LOC127130664 gene encoding uncharacterized protein LOC127130664, with the protein MSQHPSSSDSKSSQHAKTSPMEFVDEDVMGVTPLCMISGDTTGTSSNAGDKPGNTSGNSSLPKDMYYTDRAIRRLVTRILSEGHKVEGVSTPLSRREPSPEGEPHADKDDDSYRSEKEVAAEGLCSLGKTLPSKKQNVPQENIIDLEEESTKGEDDSLVHLVKPNIAEKLRTKKGKSMAKMRAARVKKTAGIGPSKPWSKVEKSPSKAATVHLDNISFHLEYGAAKWKYIIQRRVVIERELGQEAVEVKEVIELIKNVGLMKTVVTLPQCYEGLVKEFIVNIPEDIHDKNNREFCKISARSSESKDKAITETCDRDGAFPV; encoded by the exons atgtctcaacatccatcatcatctgaCTCCAAATCCTCCCAACATGCAAAGACTTCACCTATGGAGTTTGTAGATGAAGATGTAATGGGCGTCACTCCTCTGTGCATGATATCGGGCGACACCACAGGTACCTCCTCCAATGCTGGAGATAAGCCAGGTAATACCTCTGGTAACTCCTCTCTTCCTAAAGACATGTATTACACTGATCGCGCTATAAGGAGACTGGTTACTAGAATTCTGAGTGAAGGACATAAAGTTGAAGGGGTCTCTACCCCTTTGTCCAGAAGGGAACCCTCTCCTGAGGGAGAACCCcatgctgataaagatgatgattcatATAGATCAGAAAAAGAGGTGGCTGCTGAAGGGCTttgctctctaggtaaaaccctacctagcaagaaacaAAATGTGCCTCAAGAAAATATTATTGATCTAGAGGAAGAAAGCACTAAAGGAGAGGATGATTCTTTGGTTCATCTGGTTAAACCTAACATAGCTGAGAAACTGAGAACTAAGAAAGGAAAAAGTATGGCTAAAATGAGAGCTGCTAGAGTGAAAAAGACTGCAGGAATAGGACCCTCAAAACCCTGGAGCAAGGTTGAG aaatctcctagcaaggcTGCTACTGTTCatctagacaatatctcctttcatttggAATATGGAGCAGCAAAGTGGAAATATATCATTCAGAGAAGAGTAGTCATTGAAAGAGAACTTGGACAAgaagctgtagaggtaaaggaGGTTATTGAGCTGATAAAAAATGTTGGACTCATGAAGACTGTGGTAACTTTACCCCAATGCTATGAGGGGTTGGTTAAGGAGTTTAttgttaatatccctgaggatattcaTGATAAGAACAATAGGGAGTTTTGCAAG ATTTCAGCAAGATCATCAGAGAGTAAGGATAAAGCGATTACCGAAACATGTGATCGAGATGGTGCATTCCCGGTGTGA